The nucleotide window AACATGAACCGGTATGAATGAGAGAGTGCTAGCTACAGCCTGCTAAACATGTGAGCATGCCACTTTCACTATAGTCCACAGTAACAGAGTCTCATCTCTCCTGCCTTGGCCGAGGCCTGTGGGGCTATATGGTTTCCACTTTGGCCAAAAATAACAGCAAGCATTGATATAGTAATGGGCTCTTCGGTCAGATAACCAACAGCAAGCAACCACCAGCAATGTTAGGCGCAACCATCACAGATTACAAACTATCTGAAGGAGTAGGCCACAAAGATTCAGGACACCTTTTGGGTTTggctctctttttccttcagcCTAGCTAGCTTTAGACTTTATCTAGCCTGCAATACACAGTTCACAATTGTCGATCCATTTAAAACGATGCCCACACCAAAAACATCttatgttactttttattaattacagACTACAAATTGAGCCAAATATCCCAACAAATTTCCACTAAgctataaaagtaaaataatattaaaaaataataaaaacgtAAAGGCTTACATGTGGGCTCATGTGTAAGCGTacatgataaaaacaaaaaacaatatcaatGACTGATCAGCGGAAAAGTAAATGTCAGTGATATTAGAGGGAGCGACTGTGGAACTGGGTCACATTTGATTCAAAGTTTTGTCAACGTGTCTTCTTTTTCCAAATAGCTGTCACAATACTGAATGCTGGTTAGTGGAATCAGCTGCAGTAACACATGCTTCTTATTGGACCATGATGCCACAGAGAAAGATGAGTTACACTATTAAGAAAAGCTCTTATTCTAAAAATCTTAATTCTAACTGGGATTGCAATTAATGACCATTTTCATCATCGAATGTATGTAAATTAGTTCTTCTATTAACCTAttcattatttactttataaaacaatagaaaggtgaaaaatgcccatcacaatttcccacagCGTACATCTCcgaattgcttattttgtccaactaaccatccaaaccccaaagatattgaattttcaagaaaaatagCACACAATCACCCACCTAGGGTCATGATGAACTGATGACATTGCATAACTATGTTTGGCCAAGACTGCATTTTTCTGCAGGATAGCAGGACTCAGTCTAGAAGAGCAGGAGCTCTGTATCTCTGTATCAAATCCATCCTCTTTTACATTGAGAGAAGCCGGTCAAGATGGTTTTGGCACCTGCATGGCCCCTTGGCCCCTTGGCAACTTCCATTTGGTGAAAGACCCCCTTGGAAGACCCATAACAAGAGATACGGTTTTACTTTTCCCCTGTGACCAGATGgggccctgaaaaaaaaaatcacccagaATGAGCTGGAGGAAGTTGCTGGGCCAAGGGACGTTTGGGCTGCTGTTGCCAGGACAACCCTGACCACAATAAGCATTTTAACAATGGACGCATGgatgatttaatttaaaaaaaaaactcgccAATGTAAGCAGTGGATAGGTGGTATCAGGGGACATTAATTCATCCCCAGTATGAGCTACATACTGTCCGGCAGCAATTTAATTATCTTAAGCGGctaggccaaaaaaaaaaaaaaaagacagcaaggTACAACATACCTTTATATTCAATATAAGGTACATTATCATGTTGACAGAAGTTAGGCACTGAGTCGGGCATTCATGCTACCGACTTAAGCTGACGGGACAATTTAAGTAATTTACAATTAACGACATTATCCATCATGGCTATCTGGCTTTCTTACTTTGAAGCATCTGTCAACATCTTGTGGCGTTAAGGTTATGTGCTTTTCGTGTCTGGCATGGGTTAGCTCGTGTAGCCCACATTCGCCGCGCCGACATAGACGGCGAAATATGTGAATCTGAAACGCAGTCTCCGCCGTGTCATTCACAGGACGCCGGTAACATTATTCTGCATCTGCGGTGACAGCTGAGCTAACGCGGGCTGCACTGCAGTTGCTAGTCTGCTCCATGGCTGTCAGAAACCGACCAAGCCCCTCCGCTTCTTCGCTGACAGCTCTCGGCAAAACACTCCCGCGGCTCGTCGACGTCGCGCAAATATGTCAACCTGGGtgttgtaaaaattaaaacGGACCGCAGGCACCTCAAGTTACCTTGAGCAGTAAACCTCCGCCGATAAACGGTATGCGTTACCTGTCCCGTCCCAGTGAGGTCTCCCTCGGACGCAAATATCATATCAACCTTCTCCTCGGacctcttcttcttcgtctGCTCGAGTCTCGACCAACTGACGGCAGACCACCGGCGGCTGACCACACTACCGCCCCCCCGTGTCACGGAGTGGGGACGGTCATCGTCAAGGTTTTTATTCATccatctttaatttttcttctattttccaTTCCAGGCCGGACGCCTGcctgacacagacacagtccGGTTTATGTGTCAACGCGTCTGCATCCTCTGCACGGCTTCCTGGCCCGTGGTTTTCTGGTTTCATGAAGCCCCGATGCATGACCAGACCCGAGTATTTCCGGGGCCCCCAACCCCATATCCTTAAACCTATAttaagataattaaaaaaataaaaataaaaggaaccCAAATTCAGCCAATAAAACAACGACTCCATTCAGCATACCTTTATTGGatgtaaatatgtgtttattattcTAGCGGCAGACTATAATAAACAGGGAAAGACAAAAACGGGCTACCTAAAGGGCCAATCCACTGATTTAGGTTTAACATGAAGGGCAGTTTACTTGTCACGAGGTTCACTACTCGGCCTGTGATAACAGACGCATCACGACGtccctctgtggctctggacGGAGCATTGTCaggtctgagaaaataaccttgACGACGCCGCATTGTGGGAAAAGTGGGAGCCAGTGTGTTTTTTGGACCTTGACCCACAGTCGGGACTAAAGATCGGGATATCTCAGGCCCTCTGCTTCAtcaattctttgttttcttttttctttttttcttttttagtcttGCGAGTCGCGCAAGTTTGAGGCACTGCACTGCTAAATTGCTGAAGTACCCCTTTAAAGCACTTTGCATTTGTGATTCgcttgtgtttgttattttaagaTGATTTGTCTCTTTTATACCCTAATAGCATTGTATTTTTCCCGTATtaccaatcaattaatcaattttactctttttttttttttaaatggaggaaaaatgaaagacaaaatcAACAACTACAGGTCAGGCTCTTCTGGGAAACTTTAAAATACTCCCAATTTAAATAGTGGTTTAAACTGCTGTTGCATCATTTGGTGGCATGGTTAATTTTTAGTCAGTTCCTTCTTCTTTGTTACAGAAttcgataataataataataatatgacaaGAGACTAATCTAGggttttatatttaaaacataatttacagGTGTCTGTCCATGTAGGCTAATCCATAATTTCatgctcttttcttctttttgcttctcAGCCAGAGTTTATGTTAAATAAACGCCTTTTACGTCTCATCTCATTTTTCACCTTTAAAGTTaagaatttttaatttcacacaaTCTTAATTCAAGAAATGTACTTAATTAATTTTCACGCGAGCCCTCCAGATTGCTTCGCTGAGCCAAACATCGATTTATCTTCTACTGTGCTAAATATCGTGAGTGTGATTTCCCATCATAGGACGTTGTGACTGAAAACATCTGGGCACTAGAGTGAGTTCTTCAAAGCCGGACCAGTCACGACAAACCTGTCGGAGGTTTGGGGGTTCCgtcactcacacaaaaacaaacccaagaTAATTTATGACATCAGGTCGCACGGATTTCAATTCCTGGATGGCGGTTCAGAGTTAATCCCACTTCCAAGCCGGATTTCTAAAAAGGGGGCTGACTGGCAGAAGGGACGACAACACCGGAATGAGGAAATTGACGAGGGCAAACCATGTGCAAAACAAAGTTGTCCATCGCTGATAACCGTGCAACCTGATGAACCGGAGGTCACTCCGCTCGAGTCTCCCAGAGGCGACCCGCTTCTCTGCCTCTCCCCGAACAAGCGCTCACCCAAATGACAGCCGCCTTCCGCAAGCCCCCCGGACTCTCCCTGCATCCAGTGAtgtcctttctcctcttcacgGCCCTGTCTTCACTTCTCGTGCGAGATGCTGAGGCGTGGGGCGCCAATGTCAAGTACGCGGTGAACTGCCCCGACAGATGCAACGCGGAGCGCTGCGGCGGGACACAGCGGTGCGCACGGACGGTCCTGGACGACTGCGGCTGTTGCCAGGTCTGTGCCGCCGGCAGAGGGGAGCACTGTTACCGCACGGTGTCGGGGATGCACGGGGCGAAGTGCGGACCAGGATTATTCTGCGAGTTCTACAAAGACGAAGACGACTATGGTGACGAATACGGAATTTGCAAAGGTATATTCCCATTAAATAGCCTATTTGAAAATCTTGCTGCTGTCTCCGCGTGCTGCATTTCGAATAGACTGATGCTCTGCTGCACCAAATCCAGTATCCCATGATGTTATTTCAGTCTTTTAGGCTGTATTTCATTAATTATGACAATAAATAGCACCACTGCCATATAGCCAATCTTTATAGAGGCACACGTGCAGACCTGTGCATCCCTGCTTCAAATATGAATTGGTTATTTAACTTGATGATTTGTCCATTATCTTTTCTACCATCTGAGGCTTTGAGTTAAAGCACTGAAAcatcagtgctgctgctgctgatcacTGATCAGTTGATCACTGATTCTCATGTTGACTCTGTATATGAGTCTGTAACACTAACTAACTAAGAAGTGAGACCCGTATCAGAGCCATTCAGGCACAGAAATCTTTTCCCCTGTCTATTCTTTGTTCtaaatttttaagttttttttttttttttttttcttctttacagaCTGTATGTATGGAACCTATGGGATTGAGTGCCGCAAGACATGCAACTGCAAAGGGGGCATTTGTGACAGGGAGACAGGAACTTGTCTCAAATTCTTTGCCAAAATCGCCAGCAAGCTCAAGACTGAGCCACAAGCAGGTAAAAATTAGTGAGACTTCTTAAAATACCGCTTTTTTAAAATCGTTTGTATCATTACTAAATTTCCCAGTGGGCCGGTAGTCGTCAAATGTCTCACCAAGAGGACTAAATTAAGTGTTGAAAAGACACCCGGGGTGTGAGATTCCACGGTTCCATGGACTGAAGCATTAATGATTTCTTTCCCTTATATTTCCAGGGGGAGAGGTGGGCTCAGGAGAGGTCAGCAATACCCAGAACACAGATCAACACAGAGACGGATCCACTGCTCCAAAGCGGCTCAGCCCTCGCTGACAAGTGCTGACAAGACTGAATCTATTCAGTGTAAATGTAGCATTAACTTataaatgagctgaaagatatattttattatgttaaatgataaaaaagacttttttacagcattttgaagtttttatttggtttattagGTCCTTGTTTGACACCATCATCTTTTCTAATGAAATATTCAGACTATGTAATTATCTTTTAAAGTCTCTATGTCTCttttattgttctttatttgtatgtagagtaaattaactaaaattatcCACTTCCCATTAGCTTCAGTGTAGATCTGATTCTCTCATTTAGTGTGCCTTCGTACATTATTGTTGAAGAAGTGAGAGTCAATGTCACGAGAAAGGGCAATGCGTTTATTTTCAAACTGGATAAAGCAATGTTTTGAAGTTCTCCAtggtgatattttatttgtactgtatatacggGAAATATGTATATGACACCAGCCAATGTAAAGAATGCTCTTAACATTAAACCAAAGTTACCACTGACTgttgtcatttgattttcattgcCCAGTTAATTTTATGAGCTGAGCATCATTTCGTACACTGACTGCATCATCACACAACCATGActaaaaaacattcagtggttttatgACGTTGTCAGTCACAATCTAGCTCGTTGCAGATTTATATTTCAGGCAAAAGTAAATGCCACCTAACTAACTGCAGTATAAAATCTATAGACGGAATTTAATATACTATCCTGTGACTGAAACATCCCGTGACAGGGTagctaaacaaacaaatgctataaaataaaagatacatAACCCACAATCACCAAATGAGAAGGACAAATAACGATCAAATGACCATGGGCAAAGTACATTACGTAAATTGGAAAAGTAAagcaaaagatgaaaagataaGTTTTCTTCTGACTATTTCCTCAGTGCATTATTGAAACACTGTGAGCACCTATCACAGCTTCCTGCCCTTTCTGGGACTGTCGCTGTCGGCCTTACAGATCTGGATTTGGAAAGTCTGAAACCTCCCAAACTGTGTGGTCTCCCAAGTCCAGGCCTGGGCTTGGGAGGGGGATGACAAAAGTATTGAAAGactccagtgttgtcttggctgtacACTTCAGTCTACTGTCATATGGCCGCAAACAATGGCGTGATGCCAAGATCCAAGACCAGCGCTCTCACGCACTCAGGGTTTGTATTATCTAGGTGAAGAGTGGTTACCTGTATTTCACCTCTCTGTAGCCTCTCTACTCTAAGTAGAGACAGTAGTCGCATAAATGCTGCAGAGACTGATGTCTATCAGGCAGATTCTCTCTTTGCAGGGGAGCTACAAATCTCTGTTACAGTGGGACACagaaattaatataaattataaGATTATCGGTAATTGTATTCATGTGGAGGCTGGGGCACTTCTGGACCATGTTGGAATAAAAGTTCTTACTTAAACATCTTTgggattgtgttttttttgttgtattttgttttgttttgttttttttttgttttttgttccatGATTAAAGGCAAATAAACTGCCGGCTGACTTTGAGTGATAGTCCTGAAGACTGAGGAGGATCTCCGACATGCAAAGTTTAGGACTTGTGTGTGAAATTTATGCAGGATTTCTAGAAGAATTTGAAACATCTACATGTTGCAGAGACACCTTGCACCTTTGAAAATTGGGTGGACCCAGAAACTGTAGTAAATTAAATTCTGAATAGGATTTCTatgaaaagagagggggagatatTTATATTCTCAGGATAACATTATTTATGGGAGGtggaaaaattgcaaaaatgctAAGAAGTCTGGATAGAAGTATGTCTTTGGAGGAAAAGGAATTCTTGTTTCCCATGATGATATGAGTAAGTATATCCAAACACAGGAGCAGAAATGGTTATTGGTGCTGAGAATCGTTCAGGAATCCTTGTCAGGCATCCTTGTGGAACGCCCTACTTTCTCAGCTTCCACAAATGGCAAAATATTCTTTCTTCCCATGCAAAAAACCTCTCAGTCATGGAAAAATACTTTTACCACTAATagaataaaaactgaagagCAAAAACAGGGGTTTAAAGGCTTTACAAATGAGAGTGTCATTTGTGAAAATTCTCTCACTGGTGGGAGAGAATTTGGAGACGTCTTTGGAGCTATATGGAGAATTTTTTCTCAACGTGGCTTTGCCTATAAAGCTGTATTGAAACAGATGAGCCAAGAGGAGAGACTTACATTAgtcaacatgggaaaaaaatatagaaattatAGAAATAGAAATTACTTAAATTTTGAGACAATTCTCAAGATCTTTCTTGGGAAATGCATATGATAGAATTTCCTTACTGGaggaaaacatttattcaaTCTTGACCCACTCATGACCTATTCATGACCCATTCAGGTCTTTCAGCTCTTCTCTCAATCCTGAGAATTTCAGTTTATGCAGtagaactgaactgaatcatTTTCCTGAGAGAGTAGACCCAGATATCTTCATTTTGTACGTGAGTGGCACACCAATATCCAATGGCACTTAGCctaagaataaaataattttaaaataaaataaaataaaatttcattaaatttgattaaaatttcaaaataatccTGTCCCCGTTAAATATATCTCTTATTAGCCTCACCTCTGACTCTTACTggtacaaaaatgttttccagtATTCAGCTTGTTTATTTCCTGTGCTTCCTGACACCTGTGAAAATGGCCCTTcttcctgttgttgttgtgtctgtccAGGACAGGAATTTAAAAGCAAGGATTTTTTTCAAGTGACACTCCAAAAGCTTGGAATTTCTAAGTGACACACAACTGCAGAGGCCTTATCCTCTTGTTGGTAGTTAGAAGGGGACACTTCCTATCTAATTTATTCaattatgatttaaatgaaaGCTCAACACCTAAACACCACTCAACAAACACACTGTCTCTGAGACAAATTTTGAAATAGGGTTAACTTGTATGTATTAATCAGGTTAATATGAGTGACAAAGAGTTATTCTATAACTCTACATTATAGTTTTAAGTCATGTtttcggtaaaaaaaaaaaattggaatcgaaaaattacaaatataaatgttacaAGAGGGactaaaaaaatctgcaggatcAAACTTAGAATTAATGTAGTTCTGAATCTAAACCAGAGCAATAATGCATATTAATGTATAGCGAAATTTATTTCCCAGTCTTCACAATTTTGTATGATCACACAACTGTCAAATTGATAAAGAGTAAAGTTCCCTGCAAGACATGAACTCACTACAGGGATGTATCTCCTCAATCCAAGGACAAAGTGACGTGCACGCgcgcatgcacatacacacacagacgcggCGATACAGGTATGGGAGCAGGAGTGTTCTTAGTGCTCAGACTTGAATGTTCCTCTCATTCCCCTGAGAACCGACAGGCCGAGGCCTCGCAACCAAACAAAGGACCCTGGAAAATAACAGGAAAGCGTTGGTGAGAAATACTCTTTATCTGACTCCCTGAACACGTCACTGCCGCCTCTGCAGAAACAAAGGTGCGTGAACGGAGTAGTAAATAACACTGATTTACTGCAAATAGATGTTCTGGTATTTACAGTTTGGCCCTGCCTCAACAGGTTGTTTATTGTAGCTGCAGAATGACAAGGCTTATTGGAGACAACACATAGACACCGTGAACGAGGAAATTAAGTGATACGATTGATTACATTGACAGCAGATATCGAAACTGGGGCTTATGAAAAGTAACAAGAAGCCCTCTAGGTCCCTCACCGCGGCGTCACTAGATTCAACAAGTGGAACCCAGTCTGATTATTGAAATTCTGTGGCTCTTTCATCCCAGGGTTTCCCCctactttttctctttgtctttttttttttttttttttttttttaatagttctCAGAAACATTTCGCAGTTAACTGGCACTGGCCAGACAAGCAGCCGTAGCCCTGACCTCATCGACCCGACAGGCTGCTGACCCCTGGAGGGATTGTCTTTTTCTTGACAATGTGACGTCAGAGGGAACATTTTCcagcgggtttttttttttttcttttttaataatggCTGACCCCACAAGATTatggatagttttttttttaatgttagttTTAGAAGccagccaaaaaaataaatcaaaatattgcATAACTGTCAGGTAGTCTCTTGATGTAATTGTACTACTTTGAGTGTGGTTTCCTGTTACATGATTGGTGGAATcatattttggtcattttggtcATAATTAGTTGGAGTATTTTGTTTGGCTTACAAATTCCCTCCTACTGATtgacattttgtcctttttctgctACTCTCCCTGCGCCAGAAGTAAAGTCACCGGGCCTTAGGGACACCATATTATTACACAAGAAGTTGGAAAAATtactttgagattctggtccgtGTTGACATGAATcgtgcatcacatcatttctgcagatttgtcagatgcacattcatgctgccaacctcctgttctaccacatcccaaaggtgtcttactggattcagatctggtgactggggaggccactgaagtcccCTGAACTCATTGTCGTGTTCATGAAACCGGTATtagacgacttttgctttgttacATGGTGCATGCTAGAAGTgtccattagaagatggtaaattgtggccataaagagATGCACATTTTCGAAGCTAAAATACTCGAACAGGCTGTGGCATTTAGacgatgattgattggtattcaGGGGCACAAAGCGTGGCAAggaaacattccccacaccattacaccaccgcCACCAGCCTGGACCGTtaacacaaggcaggttgggtccatggattgATGCTGCTGataccaaattctgacccttaCATCTGCGCatctcagcagaaatccagattcgATCAtaccatggtcaaagtcactgaaatcctgtatctgcatgattttacgcattgcactgctgccacaggaGTCGCttattggataattgcatgaatacaCAGGtatacaggtgttcctaataaattgcTCGGTGAGTGTGCATCatataatgataaaacaaaacttttggtGCTGTGAAAAACTACTCATaaataatacacatttagtCCAGggttttaaaatgcatgaaCAATGATTTTTGAGTGCCTTATTCTGGTATGACACACGGACCTCTGGTGGCTCCTTGATGGTATTGTATCATATAcgtattttgcatttattttccgttcgttttttttcctgaagcaCTGACAGATACTACAGTCTGAGATTTTACcaattgattgtttttaatttgggtTTTATGTCCATCTATTTGCATTAAATCTGATATGAATTTTACATCATTCACCCAACGCTAATGATGGCCTACTGTCACAGTGCAGTACGTCAGCATACAAATAATTTCTTCTAATAATACATTAATGTGATGACTATTAATGTGTGTGCACGACtttaaagatgaagagaaataGCTATAAACAAGCTTGTTAAATTTCCTGATCCAAAAGTTACAGAAGTCACCACCAGAGAGCAATATTGCATCAAGGAAAACAATGAGACATGATCTTTGGTGTGGAGAAAAGCTGGCACTGCTGTCTCCCAAGAAAAGATCAACTTTATTGGAAAATTAGGCTATTGCAGTAGTAAAGAAAAAACTATAAATACTAAGGTGCAGTATTGGCATACGTAGAGGTTAAGAGATGTTTCCAGTTTATGGAAGTCAAGGTCAAGtggatttttcagtttaatgcagatgggaggaggaaaaaatgcCCCAGGCgcagacaaataaataaaagaaagagttgtgtgtgtgtgtgtgcacttacTTACTGTAGTCTGGACATGTCTTTGCCTgggtctgtgtgtttctgttgacCTTTCAAAACAAGTGTCAGCAAGTTAAAAGACGGAATGCAGCCTTCCtcctgtatttttgtttctcagTTTAGGTCAGGAGACAAAATTGGGACACAAGGTGACGTCTATAAAACGACGTAGGGGGTGACCTTGACCTTGACAGACAACAGCATAGTGTACTCCTTCATAGACTCTTGTAAGTACCATCtacttttttgcattttatgctttcatttgaGAGTCAACGGTGGAaagctgacaggaaatgagggaagaGCGAGATGGGATGGAGTTCAACCCCAGACATTGTGGTTCATGATCAGCACTTTCAATTACtaagaattttatttattactttgctgttttgctgaTGATGTTGTTATGACAGAAAGCAATTTTTGTCATGGTCATCTTTTTGGATATTAAACTGGCAATGATTGATCttggccatttgggggcagcagaaacaaagtgTAAACATGGACATGTGATCACCCCTATTTAAGTTGATGGGGCGAATTTCTTGGCAAACAGTTGCCGATCGACGCGTCCAGCAGATACAAAGAAAGAGTAGCATTCATTTTAAGCCATGTTTATGTTCACTTGATGAATTTAACTCCACTATTCACCCTCTTATAGCTCTGTTTTGGCGGATaccaaaacagagctataaTTGCCAAAATATTTGGCTTCTATATAAATactagctgctaaatgcttcaatatgctcaccagctagttgctaactttgtctctctgctgcttggTGATGGGCCCACATTGggtttttaaggtttttttcacCTCTGATAATATCAAAGTATTGATtgttgttgctttaaaaaaatgcatctttttgCATCTAAAAGCTTCTTTAGTTCTTTGTCAGTcttccagcctttttttttctctgtatggTTGGACTGCTCTCTTTGGCTACACACACATGTTTACACAAACaactttttcctttctgttgATATTCACTACTTGATGTGTACAGGAACTGCTGCCATTGCCGGACACTTGCCAACAGAGGTCATGCACACACTCTGGACACTGACCAACCGATGTTGTTCAACTACTGCTTTCATTCACAATATCAGTATTTATACCATGCAACACACtattaaatatcaaacatttacCTATAGCCGTAAGTACAGAGCAGTGAGAGGTCAAAAGTGGGTACTACATATTAATATTGCAATGGTAGTAGCCTGAAAATCATAACATCAAATAACTGAGTCCTAGTGTCCTCTCAGTCCACTGGGAGAGGCTTTTTGTCTGTGGGCCTTGAAAAGATTTTCATTATCTGTCCAGAAGTcaccaactgtccaaaacccctGACTCGAAGGCCATGAGAACAGCAGACCCATTGAGAATATTTTAATTCCCAGAGGCTTCCTCTGCGAAGATTCTTCAGTTCTACTCTTATGAGTTATCTGCTATCAGATAGAGTCCCCCCGAGT belongs to Xiphias gladius isolate SHS-SW01 ecotype Sanya breed wild chromosome 20, ASM1685928v1, whole genome shotgun sequence and includes:
- the esm1 gene encoding endothelial cell-specific molecule 1; its protein translation is MTAAFRKPPGLSLHPVMSFLLFTALSSLLVRDAEAWGANVKYAVNCPDRCNAERCGGTQRCARTVLDDCGCCQVCAAGRGEHCYRTVSGMHGAKCGPGLFCEFYKDEDDYGDEYGICKDCMYGTYGIECRKTCNCKGGICDRETGTCLKFFAKIASKLKTEPQAGGEVGSGEVSNTQNTDQHRDGSTAPKRLSPR